The Hydrogenispora ethanolica genome has a segment encoding these proteins:
- a CDS encoding ABC transporter permease: MEKVPITKETTVQTNFFRRALNNPGMPIYIILMITWAIGYSVSESFRSPGNLPNLMVQTVAFALAGLAQTYVILAGDVNLGVGGIISIIVCGAPFLMTNTPASMIGMSLVLLLIGAAIGALTGYLLIKIKVEAMVLTLAINFTLLGFALYLMPFPDYTKIIPIDFIRVITGSWGPISYPVVGTVVVAIISWYVLYRTRFGLHLRAIGADKETAFRAGINVTKVKIWAHTITGFLAALSGLFLAGRMGTGDPTAGATFSLDSMTAAVAGGTLFNTGVGSVAGTLGGAFLIVILGNIFNHLGVSTFYQYVFRGALLVVAVAGGAIKKKWQDKAK, from the coding sequence ATGGAAAAGGTACCAATCACGAAAGAAACAACTGTCCAAACTAACTTTTTCCGGCGCGCCCTCAATAATCCCGGCATGCCCATCTACATCATTCTCATGATTACTTGGGCGATCGGTTATAGCGTATCGGAAAGTTTTCGGAGCCCGGGGAATCTACCCAATTTAATGGTCCAAACCGTGGCCTTCGCCCTGGCTGGTCTGGCGCAGACGTACGTTATCCTGGCGGGTGACGTCAATCTCGGAGTAGGCGGCATCATCAGCATCATTGTTTGTGGTGCGCCGTTTCTAATGACCAACACACCGGCTTCGATGATTGGGATGTCGCTGGTTTTACTACTCATCGGCGCAGCCATTGGGGCGCTGACCGGGTATTTATTGATCAAAATTAAAGTCGAAGCCATGGTTTTGACATTGGCCATTAACTTCACCTTACTCGGGTTCGCGCTGTATTTAATGCCATTTCCCGACTACACCAAAATCATTCCGATCGATTTTATCCGGGTGATTACGGGAAGTTGGGGACCGATTTCGTATCCGGTCGTGGGAACGGTTGTAGTGGCCATTATTTCCTGGTATGTTCTTTACCGCACTCGTTTTGGACTTCATTTAAGGGCGATCGGGGCGGATAAGGAAACTGCATTCCGTGCTGGGATCAACGTAACGAAGGTTAAAATCTGGGCTCATACCATCACGGGATTTTTAGCCGCACTCAGTGGCCTTTTTTTGGCAGGACGGATGGGAACCGGAGATCCGACCGCCGGTGCTACTTTTAGTTTGGATTCAATGACCGCCGCAGTAGCCGGAGGTACGCTCTTTAACACCGGAGTGGGGAGTGTCGCAGGGACATTGGGTGGCGCGTTTTTGATTGTTATCCTGGGAAATATCTTCAATCACTTGGGAGTTTCCACCTTCTATCAATATGTGTTCCGCGGAGCCTTATTGGTAGTTGCAGTGGCGGGAGGAGCGATTAAGAAAAAATGGCAAGACAAAGCGAAATAA
- a CDS encoding sugar ABC transporter ATP-binding protein produces MQEPFLKVTGVCKEFPGVRALDNVSFECLLGSVHALIGENGAGKSTLIKILCGVYQPTRGETCLNGSPVRIEHPDQAAKLGISVIHQELNLLPAFTVAENLFLGHEPSKNLGAIDRGQVRAKAQELLARVGVNVDPDTLVKDLSLAQKQMVEIAKALSQESKIIVMDEPTAALNHNEVEKLMEIIRNLAATNHGVIFISHRLEEVFQVCDTVTVLRDGQLVGTKSISELDMEKIVEMMTGKAILGTRVDGKNPVQQRKLLETRNLSAKSWFHDINITVRAGEIVGLIGLEGQGQREFIRSLYGVVKTTSGQIFVDEQPVTFRNAKDAIRAGLAFVPEERKVEGLCLVLDLLQNMALPTLKDRQRFGFIDVEKERSMGKDLIAALQVHPSNPMHKANNLSGGNQQKIVIAKWLPAKPKVFLFSEPTRGVDIGAKEEIYQLMRSVTDQGAGVLMFSTDMGELLRVCDRILVMYEGHIVKEFRGTEATREMLMTAQWGLA; encoded by the coding sequence ATGCAGGAACCTTTTTTGAAAGTGACCGGGGTCTGTAAAGAGTTTCCCGGAGTGCGGGCGCTGGATAATGTCAGCTTTGAATGCTTATTGGGTTCGGTTCATGCTTTAATCGGCGAAAACGGAGCCGGTAAATCGACTCTCATTAAAATCTTATGTGGTGTTTATCAGCCGACCCGCGGGGAAACATGCTTAAATGGCAGTCCGGTCCGGATCGAACACCCCGACCAAGCAGCAAAGCTGGGAATATCCGTTATTCACCAAGAGTTGAATTTGTTACCCGCTTTTACCGTAGCGGAAAATCTTTTTTTAGGTCATGAGCCTTCCAAAAATTTGGGAGCGATTGACCGTGGCCAAGTCCGGGCAAAAGCGCAAGAGCTCTTAGCGCGGGTTGGCGTAAATGTGGATCCCGATACCTTGGTTAAGGATCTCTCCTTAGCTCAGAAACAGATGGTTGAGATTGCCAAAGCGCTTTCCCAGGAATCCAAAATTATCGTTATGGATGAACCGACGGCTGCGTTAAACCATAATGAAGTTGAAAAACTCATGGAGATTATCCGCAATTTGGCTGCGACCAATCATGGTGTGATTTTTATTTCTCACCGTTTGGAAGAAGTATTCCAAGTCTGTGATACAGTCACCGTTTTAAGGGATGGACAGTTGGTCGGAACCAAGTCGATTTCAGAGCTTGACATGGAAAAAATTGTCGAAATGATGACTGGCAAGGCAATTTTGGGCACTCGGGTCGATGGCAAGAATCCCGTTCAACAACGAAAACTTCTTGAAACTAGAAATCTCTCCGCCAAGAGCTGGTTTCATGATATTAATATAACCGTTCGCGCTGGCGAAATAGTGGGACTGATTGGTTTAGAGGGTCAGGGACAACGCGAATTTATCCGTAGCCTTTATGGGGTCGTTAAAACAACTTCCGGACAGATATTTGTAGACGAGCAACCTGTAACTTTCCGCAATGCTAAAGATGCGATCCGGGCTGGATTGGCATTTGTGCCGGAGGAACGGAAAGTCGAAGGTTTGTGTTTGGTTTTGGATCTGTTACAAAATATGGCTCTGCCGACATTGAAAGATCGCCAGCGTTTTGGATTTATCGACGTTGAAAAAGAGCGGTCCATGGGAAAAGACTTAATCGCGGCTTTGCAGGTTCATCCATCGAACCCTATGCATAAGGCGAACAATCTATCCGGCGGTAATCAGCAAAAGATCGTCATCGCGAAATGGTTGCCGGCCAAACCAAAAGTGTTCCTTTTTTCCGAGCCGACTCGTGGGGTTGACATTGGCGCTAAGGAAGAGATCTATCAGCTCATGCGCAGCGTGACCGATCAAGGGGCCGGAGTCCTAATGTTCTCCACTGATATGGGCGAATTGTTACGGGTCTGCGATCGAATTCTGGTAATGTACGAGGGCCATATTGTCAAAGAGTTCCGAGGGACTGAAGCGACCCGAGAGATGTTAATGACAGCGCAATGGGGACTCGCCTGA
- a CDS encoding substrate-binding domain-containing protein yields the protein MKFKRWSWFLAALLLVTFAVSVFAEDNYVVDAKKWKKKGPYTVALCNISVVNSWRVAMVEEFKYEASKHKDIKQVVVTDAANNVAKQIADMEDLITKKVDLIVITAPPTALVPAVEKAVDAGIPVVSFDSVVDSPKVTVKNIADQSEIGEQLAQYIATQLKGKGKVAMLTGIAGTTPGQMRYEGALKVFKKYPGIKVVGQVWTNSAYDQAKRAAENFISANPDLKAIYADGGPSGYGAMQATYEAKRPDIIVVGTGSNGHFNLWKKWRDSGAKVRSFAIQDPPGDSAVALALGMKLLRGQKVQHIEKMKLWTCTDKTLDKVARPDLGDDYINSTFLPEEMKVKLWGKK from the coding sequence ATGAAATTTAAAAGATGGTCTTGGTTTTTAGCGGCTTTATTATTGGTCACCTTTGCAGTTTCTGTCTTCGCTGAGGATAATTATGTAGTTGATGCAAAAAAATGGAAGAAAAAGGGTCCTTACACGGTTGCGCTTTGTAACATTTCCGTGGTCAACTCCTGGCGGGTAGCAATGGTTGAAGAGTTCAAATATGAGGCCAGCAAGCATAAGGATATCAAGCAAGTCGTGGTTACGGATGCTGCCAATAACGTTGCCAAACAGATCGCTGATATGGAAGACCTCATCACCAAGAAAGTCGATTTAATCGTCATTACTGCCCCGCCGACCGCTTTGGTGCCCGCAGTTGAAAAAGCGGTTGACGCCGGTATTCCCGTTGTCAGTTTCGATAGCGTCGTAGACAGCCCGAAAGTCACCGTCAAGAATATCGCCGATCAGAGTGAAATCGGAGAGCAACTTGCACAATATATCGCCACCCAACTGAAAGGTAAGGGCAAAGTGGCGATGCTAACCGGTATCGCCGGCACCACCCCGGGTCAAATGCGTTATGAAGGGGCCCTCAAAGTATTCAAGAAATATCCGGGAATCAAAGTCGTCGGTCAAGTATGGACCAATTCCGCTTACGACCAAGCCAAACGGGCGGCTGAGAACTTCATCTCGGCGAATCCCGATTTGAAAGCCATTTATGCTGACGGCGGTCCGTCCGGTTACGGCGCAATGCAAGCAACCTATGAAGCCAAACGGCCGGACATCATCGTAGTCGGAACCGGTTCCAACGGCCACTTCAATTTGTGGAAGAAATGGCGCGATTCCGGAGCAAAGGTACGTTCTTTCGCGATTCAGGATCCTCCGGGAGACTCCGCCGTGGCGCTTGCTCTGGGTATGAAATTACTCCGGGGTCAAAAGGTTCAACACATCGAAAAAATGAAGTTGTGGACTTGTACCGACAAAACTCTTGATAAAGTTGCCCGCCCTGATTTGGGAGACGATTATATTAACTCCACCTTCTTGCCGGAAGAGATGAAAGTCAAACTTTGGGGTAAGAAATAA
- a CDS encoding Gfo/Idh/MocA family protein has translation MQKVRVGLIGSGFVAAIHLEALRKVSGLDVQVVACASPRKAELFASQHGIPQAFSDYRIMLDQVELDVIDICTPNHLHKQMILDVAAAGKDVICEKPLTGYFSQPGDGEPIGETVDRQQMFLKVWADMAEIREAVGRAGVLFMYAENWIYAPPIVKARRILSSIENTTILSQRAEESHSGSHASYARQWSLAGGGSLLRLGSHPMAAVIHLKHFDGQQKNGQPIRVKSIVAETGKFTDIPGVAQAGTGWVTHGFTDVEDWATATLTFTDGTKAIVVSSDTILGGVRNLHEIFHVKGVIQCNMNPNSDLMLYTPGHEVIGSEYIAEKLETSGGWQFAAPDEDWIRGYHHEMQDFMECVASRREPLSGLELACETTEAIYAAYLAAASGTRVELR, from the coding sequence TTGCAAAAAGTAAGAGTCGGCTTGATTGGGAGTGGTTTCGTAGCGGCAATCCATCTGGAAGCCTTGCGGAAGGTCAGTGGATTGGATGTACAAGTCGTAGCCTGCGCTTCTCCACGGAAAGCGGAGTTGTTCGCCTCCCAACACGGGATTCCCCAAGCTTTCTCGGATTACCGCATCATGCTGGATCAAGTCGAGCTGGATGTAATCGATATTTGCACTCCAAATCATCTTCATAAACAGATGATTTTGGATGTTGCCGCTGCCGGTAAAGATGTAATCTGTGAAAAGCCCTTAACCGGTTATTTCAGTCAGCCCGGAGACGGGGAACCCATCGGTGAAACGGTCGATCGGCAACAGATGTTTCTGAAAGTCTGGGCAGACATGGCCGAAATCCGTGAAGCGGTGGGGCGGGCCGGAGTGCTCTTTATGTATGCGGAAAACTGGATCTATGCTCCGCCGATAGTGAAAGCCCGACGAATTCTCAGTTCCATTGAGAATACCACGATATTATCGCAACGCGCCGAAGAATCCCATTCCGGTTCTCATGCTAGTTATGCCCGGCAGTGGTCCCTGGCGGGAGGCGGCTCTCTGCTACGGCTGGGTTCCCATCCCATGGCCGCGGTGATTCACCTGAAGCACTTTGACGGGCAACAAAAAAACGGTCAACCCATTCGCGTCAAATCGATCGTCGCTGAAACCGGGAAGTTTACCGATATCCCCGGAGTGGCCCAAGCGGGAACCGGATGGGTAACTCACGGGTTTACGGATGTGGAGGACTGGGCTACGGCGACATTAACCTTTACCGACGGCACCAAGGCAATTGTCGTTTCTTCCGATACCATCTTGGGCGGGGTCAGAAATTTGCATGAGATTTTTCATGTAAAAGGGGTCATTCAATGCAATATGAACCCCAATTCGGATCTAATGCTTTATACCCCGGGCCATGAGGTGATTGGCTCCGAGTATATCGCCGAGAAATTGGAGACCAGTGGAGGCTGGCAATTTGCAGCCCCGGATGAGGACTGGATCCGCGGCTACCACCATGAGATGCAAGACTTCATGGAATGCGTTGCCAGCCGGCGCGAACCTCTTTCAGGCCTTGAATTGGCCTGCGAAACCACTGAGGCGATTTATGCCGCTTATCTTGCGGCGGCTTCCGGGACCCGGGTGGAATTGCGCTGA
- a CDS encoding LacI family DNA-binding transcriptional regulator, whose protein sequence is MTDNMPSRTGKRIPTMYDVAMVAGVSVATVSHVLNPESDKYVSDELRQRILAAVQDLGYRPNILARCMRGKRRKTIAILVPQFENILFTRTVMAAEQVAYDAGYVLLICSTYDNPGRERVYIETLISQQVDGFIIAPTVDGTANTKPLRDLKIPYVILDRQLSGIPLDSYDYIGFDNQKGAELATQYLIDRGHRAIAFIGWKSKIKRINERYAGFRSTVIKNGLRTGDCPALLGQISREEGYRMAEQLFAEGEITAVFAGHQYLGEGILQAIHDRGKLIPRDISLVVYGGPDWTELVNPKLTHIEMPDIQLGEPAARNLIHRIEGDRARPEQLILDPTLKLGASVADGPGLIRLNDENKSLMFR, encoded by the coding sequence ATGACGGATAACATGCCATCCCGAACTGGAAAAAGAATTCCCACAATGTACGATGTGGCTATGGTAGCTGGTGTTTCGGTAGCTACGGTTTCCCATGTTCTGAACCCGGAGTCTGATAAGTATGTAAGCGATGAGTTGCGTCAACGGATTCTGGCGGCCGTACAAGATCTTGGCTACCGACCCAATATTTTGGCCCGGTGTATGAGGGGAAAACGGCGCAAAACCATTGCCATTTTGGTTCCGCAATTTGAAAATATTTTATTTACACGCACGGTGATGGCTGCCGAACAGGTGGCATACGATGCCGGCTATGTGTTGCTCATTTGCAGCACCTATGATAATCCCGGGCGGGAACGGGTTTATATTGAAACGTTGATCTCTCAACAAGTGGATGGTTTTATTATCGCGCCGACTGTCGATGGAACTGCAAATACCAAGCCCCTGCGCGATTTGAAGATTCCATATGTCATTCTTGACCGGCAATTGAGCGGTATTCCGCTTGATTCTTACGATTATATCGGGTTTGATAACCAAAAAGGGGCGGAATTAGCCACTCAATATTTGATTGATCGTGGCCATCGCGCGATCGCTTTTATAGGATGGAAATCCAAGATCAAACGGATCAATGAGCGATATGCCGGTTTTCGTTCCACAGTCATCAAGAACGGTTTGCGCACGGGGGATTGCCCGGCGTTATTGGGCCAGATTTCTCGCGAAGAGGGCTACCGAATGGCCGAGCAGCTTTTCGCGGAAGGCGAGATCACTGCCGTTTTTGCAGGCCATCAATATCTGGGGGAAGGAATACTCCAAGCCATTCACGACCGGGGAAAACTCATTCCCCGCGATATATCATTGGTTGTTTACGGGGGACCCGACTGGACTGAGCTCGTAAATCCGAAATTAACCCATATTGAGATGCCTGATATTCAATTGGGTGAACCCGCTGCCCGAAATCTAATTCATCGTATTGAAGGAGACAGGGCGCGGCCGGAACAGTTGATCCTCGATCCGACATTGAAATTGGGCGCTTCGGTCGCGGATGGGCCGGGACTCATAAGACTCAATGACGAAAATAAAAGTTTAATGTTTCGATAA
- a CDS encoding flavin oxidoreductase/NADH oxidase: MHQRFHYQNLAELEAEIAKQNLPIVLERDLSSLKRQTEIYHLKTPNSIGIHPMEGCDGTLDGKPDDLTIRRYERFAAGGAGLIWFEATAVDFAGRANPRQLFAAPENTAALAALLEKSQQKASSVLGPNHQFVPVLQLTHSGRYSKPEGKPRPIIAQHNPFLDPKVGIDSSYPTITDDELERLEDKYVAAAKIAAEAGFPIIDIKSCHRYLISELLGSHIRPGRYGGSFENRTRFLMNIIGKIQAELGNKIAITLRLNAWDGLPYPYGWGVNPATEGSEPGSLPLDLNEPKQLIAQLYQKGIRFVSISIANPYYNPHFNRPYDSPANGLVPPDEHPLFGVSRIFSLTRELKNSCPEMKIMGTGYSWLRQFAVYAAAANLQMGHQDIAGFGREAFAYPDFVKDVLEKGTMDPNKACIACSKCTDIMRDGGRTGCVIRDGGVYMPIYQEGVRNRQVK, from the coding sequence TTGCATCAACGTTTTCATTATCAAAACCTGGCGGAACTCGAAGCTGAAATCGCGAAACAGAATTTACCGATTGTACTGGAACGCGATTTATCTTCTTTGAAACGGCAAACGGAGATTTACCATTTGAAAACCCCGAATTCCATTGGCATTCATCCCATGGAAGGCTGTGACGGTACGCTTGATGGAAAACCGGACGATCTAACCATCCGGCGTTATGAACGGTTTGCTGCGGGTGGAGCGGGTTTAATATGGTTTGAGGCGACTGCCGTCGATTTTGCGGGACGGGCCAACCCCAGACAATTGTTCGCCGCTCCGGAAAATACCGCTGCATTAGCGGCTCTACTGGAAAAGTCTCAGCAAAAAGCGAGCTCCGTTTTGGGACCGAATCATCAATTCGTGCCGGTACTGCAATTGACCCATTCCGGTCGTTACAGCAAACCGGAAGGAAAACCTCGGCCAATTATCGCTCAGCATAATCCGTTCCTCGACCCGAAAGTCGGTATTGATTCGAGCTACCCAACCATTACCGACGATGAGTTGGAAAGATTGGAAGACAAGTATGTCGCAGCGGCGAAAATCGCAGCCGAGGCCGGATTCCCAATCATCGACATTAAGAGCTGTCATCGCTATTTAATTTCAGAACTGTTGGGAAGCCATATCCGCCCCGGCCGTTACGGTGGGAGTTTCGAAAACCGCACCCGGTTTTTGATGAATATTATCGGAAAGATCCAAGCGGAACTTGGGAATAAAATCGCCATTACCTTGCGTTTGAATGCCTGGGATGGACTGCCTTATCCGTATGGCTGGGGTGTCAACCCGGCGACTGAGGGCAGTGAACCGGGGTCGCTGCCGCTTGACCTGAATGAGCCGAAACAGTTAATCGCTCAATTGTACCAGAAGGGAATTCGTTTTGTTAGTATTTCCATTGCGAACCCTTATTACAATCCGCATTTCAACCGCCCTTACGATAGTCCGGCTAATGGCCTTGTTCCCCCGGACGAACACCCGCTCTTTGGAGTGTCCCGCATTTTTTCATTGACCCGGGAACTGAAGAATTCCTGTCCGGAGATGAAGATTATGGGTACCGGTTATTCGTGGTTGCGCCAGTTCGCCGTCTATGCCGCGGCGGCAAATTTGCAAATGGGCCATCAAGATATTGCCGGATTCGGCCGGGAAGCCTTTGCTTATCCTGATTTTGTGAAGGATGTTTTGGAAAAGGGCACCATGGATCCGAACAAAGCCTGTATTGCCTGTAGTAAGTGTACGGACATCATGCGTGACGGCGGTCGTACCGGTTGTGTCATCCGGGATGGGGGAGTTTACATGCCCATTTATCAGGAAGGGGTTCGCAACCGTCAAGTCAAGTAA
- a CDS encoding LacI family DNA-binding transcriptional regulator has product MANIKEVALKAGVSTSTVSRALSGKIFVDPETKKKVLQAVRELNYQPNALAKGLKEGRTKTLGLIIPNLHNLLFPAAIRGITDIAKKHGYTVVLCNTDEDLETEQLYVENLRMRSVDGLIFSTATAASSHIVKLKEEGYPVVLMLRHLNEKLDSIIIDNFQGAYRATRFLIDRGYRRIAIINGTLGLDLYRQRFLGYQAALADAGLALDETLVVYDTAGWEDGYQAMLDLWERGGQPDAVVATSDPKALGVIKAVKERKLRVPEDIAVIGYDNLDMSELMDPPLTTMAQPFYEVGTKAAERVIKLINGKGKLKPVIEKLEVKLLVRGSVGYGKAFHGD; this is encoded by the coding sequence ATGGCAAATATTAAAGAAGTAGCCCTAAAAGCCGGGGTGTCCACCAGTACTGTTTCCCGGGCGTTGAGCGGCAAAATATTTGTCGATCCGGAAACCAAAAAAAAAGTCCTGCAGGCGGTACGAGAGTTAAACTATCAACCGAATGCCTTGGCAAAAGGTTTGAAAGAAGGCCGGACCAAAACTTTAGGCCTGATTATTCCGAACCTTCACAATCTACTCTTTCCTGCGGCAATCCGGGGTATCACCGATATCGCCAAGAAGCACGGCTATACCGTGGTTCTATGCAATACCGACGAAGATCTGGAGACCGAACAACTTTACGTGGAAAACTTGAGAATGCGCTCGGTGGATGGCTTGATTTTTTCCACTGCCACTGCGGCCAGCTCCCATATTGTCAAGCTCAAAGAAGAAGGATACCCGGTTGTTTTGATGCTGCGTCACCTGAACGAGAAGTTGGATTCGATCATTATTGATAATTTTCAGGGCGCTTATCGCGCTACCCGTTTCTTGATCGACCGGGGTTACCGGCGAATCGCAATTATCAACGGTACGTTGGGATTGGATCTGTATCGGCAACGTTTTCTGGGATATCAAGCGGCTCTGGCTGATGCCGGCTTGGCTTTGGATGAGACGCTGGTCGTTTATGACACAGCGGGTTGGGAAGATGGTTACCAGGCAATGCTCGATCTTTGGGAACGCGGGGGTCAACCGGACGCTGTCGTTGCCACCAGCGATCCGAAAGCCCTCGGAGTGATCAAAGCGGTTAAGGAACGGAAATTGCGGGTCCCCGAAGATATCGCCGTAATCGGTTACGACAATCTCGATATGTCGGAATTGATGGATCCGCCGCTGACAACCATGGCGCAACCCTTTTACGAAGTGGGAACGAAAGCCGCCGAACGAGTCATTAAGCTCATCAACGGTAAAGGTAAACTAAAACCGGTCATTGAAAAACTGGAGGTCAAACTCCTGGTGCGGGGCTCGGTGGGATACGGAAAGGCCTTTCATGGCGACTGA